The Bos indicus x Bos taurus breed Angus x Brahman F1 hybrid chromosome 13, Bos_hybrid_MaternalHap_v2.0, whole genome shotgun sequence genome includes a region encoding these proteins:
- the SLPI gene encoding antileukoproteinase, translating into MKLSGLFPFMLLALGSLALWAVEGAENALKAGACPPRKTTQCLGDEKPKCRSDWQCPHKKKCCLDTCGTECLDPVNVTNPVKKKPGTCPLVHGRCLMLKPLNHCETDDQCVGTLKCCNAVCGKVCLSPMKA; encoded by the exons ATGAAGCTCAGTGGCCTCTTCCCCTTCATGCTTCTtgccctgggaagcctggcactTTGGGCTGTGGAAGGTGCTGAAAATG CTTTGAAAGCTGGGGCCTGCCCTCCTAGAAAAACTACCCAGTGCCTTGGAGATGAGAAACCCAAGTGCAGAAGTGACTGGCAGTGTCCACACAAGAAGAAATGTTGCCTCGACACTTGCGGAACTGAATGTCTGGACCCTGTCAACGTCACAAACCCAG TTAAGAAGAAGCCTGGGACGTGTCCATTGGTCCATGGCCGATGTCTGATGCTTAAACCCCTCAATCACTGTGAGACAGACGACCAGTGCGTAGGTACATTAAAGTGCTGCAATGCTGTGTGTGGGAAAGTCTGCCTTTCCCCTATGAAAG CCTGA